A genomic region of Anas acuta chromosome 25, bAnaAcu1.1, whole genome shotgun sequence contains the following coding sequences:
- the UBTF gene encoding LOW QUALITY PROTEIN: nucleolar transcription factor 1 (The sequence of the model RefSeq protein was modified relative to this genomic sequence to represent the inferred CDS: deleted 2 bases in 2 codons) has protein sequence MNGDAECPADLEMTAPKNQDRWSQEDMLTLLECMKNNLPSNDGSKFKTTESHLDWEKVAFKDFSGEMCKMKWMEISNEVRKFRTLTELIMDAEEHVKNPYKGKKAQGKKHPDFPKKPLTPYFRFFMEKRAKYAKLHPEMSNLDLTKILSKKYKELPEKKKMKYIQDFQREKQEFERNLARFREDHPDLIQNAKKSDVPEKPKTPQQLWYNHEKKIYLKVRPDATTKEVKESLGKQWSQLSDKKRLKWIHKALEQRKEYEEIMRDYIQKHPELNLSEEGITRSTLTKAERQLKDKFDGRPTKPPPNSYSLYCAELMANMKDVPSTERMVLCSQQWKLLSQKEKDAYHKKCDQKKKDYEIELLRFLESLPEEEQQRVLGEEKMLGSNRKGATSPASKKSSPETGKASSEKPKRPISAMFIFSEEKRKQLQEERPELSESELTRLLARMWNDLSEKKKAKYKAREAAMKAQSEKKHGSDKEERGKLPESPKTAEEIWQQSVIGDYLARFKNDRGKALKAMEATWNNMEKKEKLMWIKKAAEDQKRYERELSEMRAPPCSTNSAKKMKFQGEPKKPPM, from the exons ATGAACGGCGACGCCGAGTGCCCTGCAGATTTGGAAATGACAGCGCCCAAAAACCAAG ACCGCTGGTCTCAGGAGGACATGCTGACCCTGCTGGAGTGCATGAAGAACAACCTGCCCTCCAACGACGGCAGCAAGTTCAAGACCACCGAGTCCCACCTCGACTGGGAGAAGGTGGCCTTCAAGGACTTCTCGGGGGAGATGTGCAAGATGAAGTGGATGGAGATCTCCAACGAG GTGAGGAAGTTCCGGACCCTAACAGAGCTCATCATGGATGCCGAGGAGCACGTGAAGAATCCCTACAAAGGCAAAAAAGCTCAAGGTAAA AAACACCCCGACTTCCCCAAGAAGCCCCTGACCCCCTACTTCCGCTTCTTCATGGAGAAGCGGGCCAAATACGCCAAGCTTCACCCCGAAATGAGCAACCTGGATCTCACCAAGATCCTCTCCAAGAAATACAAGGAGCTTCCCGAGAAGAAAAAG aTGAAATACATCCAGGACTTCCAGCGGGAGAAGCAGGAGTTTGAGAGGAACCTGGCGAGGTTCAG GGAAGACCACCCGGACCTCATCCAGAACGCCAAGAAATCCGACGTCCCCGAGAAGCCCAAGACCCCCCAGCAGCTGTGGTACAACCACGAGAAGAAAATCTACCTGAAAGTGCGCCCAGAT GCCACCACGAAGGAGGTGAAAGAGTCGCTGGGCAAGCAGTGGTCTCAACTCTCGGATAAAAAGAGGCTGAAATGGATTCATAAGGCCCTGGAACAGCGGAAGGAGTACGAG GAGATCATGCGTGACTACATCCAGAAGCACCCCGAGCTCAACCTCAGCGAGGAGGGCATCACCCGCTCCACGCTCACCAAGGCCGAGCGCCAGCTCAAGGACAAGTTCGACGGACGACCCACCAAGCCTCCCCC GAACAGCTACTCGCTGTACTGCGCCGAGCTGATGGCCAACATGAAGGACGTGCCCAGCACCGAGCGGATGGTGCTGTGCAGCCAGCAGTGGAAGCTGCTCTCCCAGAAGGAGAAGGACGCCTACCACAAAAAGTGCGACCAG aaaaagaaagactacGAGATCGAGCTGCTCCGCTTCCTGGAG AGCCTGcctgaggaggagcagcagcgggTGCTGGGCGAGGAGAAGATGCTGGGCAGCAACCGGAAAGGTGCCACGAGT CCCGCATCCAAAAAATCCTCCCCAGAGACCGGCAAG GCCAGCTCAGAGAAGCCCAAGCGGCCCATCTCGGCCATGTTCATCTTCTcggaggagaagaggaagcagctgcaggaggagcggCCGGAGCTGTCGGAGAGCGAGCTGACCCGGCTGCTGGCCCGCATGTGGAACGACCTCTCCGAGAAGAAGAAG GCCAAGTACAAGGCACGGGAGGCGGCGATGAAGGCGCAGTCGGAGAAGAAGCACGGCTCGGACAAAGAGGAGCGCGGCAAGCTGCCCGAATCCCCCAAGACAGCCGAGGAGATCTGGCAGCAGAGCGTCATCGGGGACTACCTGGCTCGTTTCAAG AACGACCGGGGGAAGGCGCTGAAGGCGATGGAGGCCACCTGGAACAAcatggagaagaaggagaagctgATGTGGATCAAGAAGGCGGCGGAGGACCAGAAGCGATACGAG AGGGAGCTGAGCGAGATGCGCGCC CCCCCCTGCTCCACCAACTCCGCCAAGAAGATGAAGTTCCAGGGAGAACCCAAGAAGCCCCCCATGTGA